In the Candidatus Schekmanbacteria bacterium genome, TTCATCCTATGGCGCAAATTCGGGAGATGATGTCATAATTGCTGTTGACTTAAAAGGAAAGAAAGGATGCAAATCAGTTAATAGTTGGGATTCTACTTCAGGTAAAGATTCCAAGCTTCTTCTTACTCAGCTTTCCGTATTGAATAAGATTGCAAATGAGCAGTTGGCATCAGCATGTAAAGATGTGAGTATGGGAGGTATCATTGGGACATTGGGGATGCTTCTTGAAAGTTCAAAAAAGGGGGCTGAGATAGATTTGAATCTTATTCCCTGCCCGCAGGATATGGAGTTGCTTGAGTGGTTGAAGTGCTTTTTAAGTTATGGTTTTCTCTTAACATCACCGCCTCAAAAGACTAAAATCATCCTAAACCTTTTCAAGGAAAGAGATATTGAAAGTACTGCAATCGGCAGAGTTAATGAAAGTCGTAAAGTAGATATTTCCTATAATGGAGAAAAGGGAACACTTTTTGACTTTAAGAAGGAT is a window encoding:
- a CDS encoding methanogenesis marker 2 protein — encoded protein: MIDKIIAEVKKFDGILRKKDIKIVGEILKDSFLSENVVIGIGDDAGVIRGEKGEDFLLLACDGIHPLLVKNEPYAAGKASVMVNVNDIYAMGGVPVGIVNVISYNREENLKAILEGMRKASVKYRVPILGGHLHPDAECDEISVAILGKGEKILSSYGANSGDDVIIAVDLKGKKGCKSVNSWDSTSGKDSKLLLTQLSVLNKIANEQLASACKDVSMGGIIGTLGMLLESSKKGAEIDLNLIPCPQDMELLEWLKCFLSYGFLLTSPPQKTKIILNLFKERDIESTAIGRVNESRKVDISYNGEKGTLFDFKKDYIACL